Proteins from one Chlorogloeopsis sp. ULAP01 genomic window:
- a CDS encoding SGNH/GDSL hydrolase family protein: MSTSAKTFPIWAILLLLTNGILLLALILLIWRQQVVTAFFGTISPNHLQPESLAHSTLQLGPRHKLNYQQWVDILKQEAQVAAQKYPQPLTILAGDSLSLWFPPELLPEDTNWLNQGISGETSAGLLKRLELLDQTRPKTIFVMIGINDLIRGISDEIILENHRQIVRYLHKVHSKTHIVIQSILPHGAEQATWEGREKLLAIPNSRIQELNQQLQTIAKQEGVKYLDLYSLFVNKQGNLRLELSTDGLHLSPQGYLVWRTALQLYSQMKLQD, from the coding sequence GTGTCCACTTCTGCAAAAACCTTTCCTATCTGGGCAATTTTATTGCTGCTAACTAACGGCATCCTTTTGCTAGCGCTGATCCTGCTAATTTGGCGTCAGCAAGTAGTAACTGCTTTTTTTGGGACAATATCACCAAATCACCTACAGCCTGAAAGTTTAGCACACTCGACATTACAGTTAGGCCCTCGTCACAAACTTAATTATCAGCAGTGGGTAGACATTCTTAAGCAAGAAGCCCAAGTAGCTGCCCAAAAGTATCCTCAGCCTTTAACGATACTGGCTGGAGATTCTTTAAGTTTGTGGTTTCCACCTGAGTTATTACCAGAAGACACAAATTGGTTAAATCAGGGAATCTCTGGAGAAACCAGTGCTGGATTATTAAAAAGATTAGAGTTATTGGATCAAACACGGCCAAAAACAATTTTTGTGATGATTGGCATCAATGACCTGATTCGAGGCATCAGCGATGAGATAATTTTGGAGAATCATCGGCAGATCGTGCGTTATCTACACAAGGTACATTCCAAAACGCACATTGTCATTCAATCGATATTACCGCATGGAGCAGAGCAAGCTACCTGGGAAGGAAGAGAAAAACTACTCGCCATTCCCAATAGCCGTATTCAGGAGTTGAATCAGCAGCTCCAGACTATAGCTAAACAAGAAGGCGTCAAATATTTAGACTTATATTCCTTATTTGTTAACAAACAAGGTAACCTTCGACTTGAACTCTCCACCGACGGCTTACATCTAAGTCCTCAAGGCTATTTAGTCTGGAGAACTGCCTTACAGCTGTACAGCCAGATGAAATTGCAAGACTAG
- a CDS encoding ammonium transporter gives MLKKVVFIGAATLLIVGGLLRGDALAAPVDVNAAISNAQTAADTAFMLISSALVLLMTPALAFFYGGFVRSRNVLNTLMMSFVVMAIVGVTWIVWGYSLAFAPGNPFIGGLQWLGLNGVGTELTDYLKGSNPVDVVSYAPTIPHQAFMIFQAMFAIITPALISGAIAERISFTAYTLFVLLWSTFIYTPLAHMVWAKGGFLGLYGGIGALDFAGGTVVHISSGVSALVAAIILGPRKTYPDRLSPPHNVPFILLGAGLLWFGWFGFNAGSALASGGLATIAFVTTNTSAAAAALTWLILEKVLRGKPTAVGAATGAVAGLVGITPSAGFVTPLAAILIGSITAFICFYAVSFKHKIQIDDALDTYPLHGVGGTVGAILTAIFATTAVNSAGKDGLLRGNWHELPVELAAIAVAYVVAGVGTFIILKIIDATVGLRVKEQAEVQGMDINEHGEEGYNEEFGDRISISNK, from the coding sequence GTGTTGAAAAAAGTTGTGTTCATTGGGGCAGCGACTCTACTAATTGTGGGCGGACTTTTGAGAGGCGATGCTTTAGCTGCACCCGTTGATGTCAATGCAGCAATTTCTAATGCTCAAACTGCTGCAGATACAGCATTCATGTTGATTTCATCTGCTCTAGTATTGCTAATGACTCCCGCACTCGCCTTCTTCTATGGTGGATTTGTGCGTTCTCGTAACGTACTCAACACTTTGATGATGAGCTTTGTAGTGATGGCGATAGTGGGAGTGACGTGGATTGTGTGGGGTTATAGCCTTGCATTTGCACCCGGAAACCCCTTCATCGGTGGATTGCAGTGGCTTGGGTTGAACGGTGTTGGTACAGAACTAACAGATTATCTCAAAGGATCAAATCCTGTTGATGTTGTTTCCTATGCACCAACGATTCCACACCAGGCATTCATGATTTTCCAAGCTATGTTTGCCATTATCACTCCGGCTCTAATTTCTGGGGCGATCGCCGAACGGATTAGCTTTACTGCTTACACTTTATTTGTACTGCTTTGGTCTACATTTATTTACACTCCCCTGGCTCATATGGTATGGGCAAAAGGCGGATTTTTAGGCTTATATGGTGGCATCGGCGCACTCGACTTTGCCGGTGGTACAGTAGTTCACATTAGTTCTGGAGTTTCTGCTTTAGTTGCAGCGATAATTTTAGGGCCTAGAAAAACCTATCCCGATCGCCTTAGCCCTCCTCACAACGTTCCCTTTATTTTATTAGGTGCTGGTTTGTTGTGGTTTGGTTGGTTTGGTTTTAACGCTGGTAGTGCTCTTGCTTCTGGTGGTTTAGCAACCATAGCTTTTGTAACTACAAACACCAGTGCAGCAGCAGCAGCATTAACCTGGTTAATTCTGGAAAAAGTTTTGCGCGGTAAGCCAACTGCTGTAGGTGCAGCCACAGGAGCAGTAGCTGGTTTAGTTGGTATTACTCCATCAGCCGGATTCGTAACGCCACTAGCAGCAATTTTAATTGGCAGTATTACTGCATTTATTTGTTTTTATGCAGTTAGTTTCAAGCACAAGATCCAAATTGATGATGCATTAGATACCTATCCCCTACATGGCGTTGGTGGTACAGTTGGTGCAATTTTGACAGCAATTTTTGCTACCACCGCAGTCAACAGTGCAGGGAAAGATGGTTTATTAAGAGGTAATTGGCATGAATTGCCAGTAGAACTAGCAGCTATTGCCGTTGCCTATGTAGTTGCGGGTGTTGGCACCTTCATCATTCTTAAAATTATTGATGCCACAGTTGGTTTACGTGTTAAGGAGCAAGCAGAAGTACAAGGCATGGACATCAACGAACACGGTGAAGAAGGTTACAACGAAGAATTTGGCGATCGCATTAGTATTAGCAATAAATAG
- a CDS encoding ammonium transporter — protein sequence MLKHKKWKAKNRRQPSSWNAYSRNSNSIAHQILRVLKLLSPSWQACIPLACLIVMGWGYAAVAQAPAPTETGPTTAELKVALDTLWVAIAAFLVFFMNAGFGMLETGFCRQKNAVNVLAKNLIVFALATIAFWAIGFGLMFGNGNDFIGLSGFFLQGADNSPATGDAYKGVFSALSWAGVPLAAKFLFQLVFAGTAATIVSGAVAERIKFVDFLIFSLLLVGISYAITGHWIWGGGWLADMGFWDFAGSTVVHSVGGWAALMGAAFLGPRLGKYQDGQIVAIPGHNMSIATLGCLILWLGWFGFNPGSVMAADPNAITHIALTTNMAGAVGGIAATITAWLYLGKPDLSMIINGILAGLVGITAPCAYVTIGSAFIIGLIAGVLVVFSVTFFDRIKIDDPVGATSVHLVCGIWGTLAVGLFAVGPGVYSWYGDGLGPARGLFAGGGLGQFITQFIGVISVGGMTVLLSTIFWLVLKATLGIRVSRQEEIEGLDIGEHGMEAYSGFLKEAGSGGFTEPGSPKGMSQPGDLPTSL from the coding sequence ATGTTAAAGCACAAAAAATGGAAAGCAAAAAATAGGCGACAGCCGTCAAGTTGGAACGCCTATTCTAGAAATTCAAACTCGATAGCTCATCAAATTTTGAGAGTTCTGAAACTGTTGTCTCCCAGTTGGCAAGCTTGCATTCCTTTAGCTTGTCTAATTGTGATGGGTTGGGGTTATGCAGCAGTTGCCCAAGCACCTGCCCCGACAGAAACCGGTCCTACCACAGCAGAACTAAAAGTTGCCCTTGACACTTTATGGGTAGCGATCGCGGCTTTTTTGGTGTTCTTTATGAATGCCGGCTTTGGTATGTTAGAAACCGGCTTTTGCCGCCAGAAAAATGCCGTTAACGTTTTAGCCAAAAACTTGATTGTATTTGCTCTTGCCACTATTGCCTTTTGGGCGATCGGTTTTGGCTTGATGTTTGGCAATGGCAATGACTTTATCGGCTTAAGTGGATTTTTCTTGCAAGGAGCTGATAACAGCCCTGCCACGGGAGATGCTTACAAAGGTGTTTTCAGCGCTTTAAGTTGGGCGGGAGTTCCCTTAGCAGCCAAGTTTTTGTTCCAGTTGGTATTCGCTGGAACTGCGGCAACAATTGTTTCTGGTGCTGTTGCCGAACGTATTAAGTTTGTTGACTTTTTGATTTTCAGCCTGTTACTTGTTGGTATTTCCTACGCTATTACCGGGCATTGGATTTGGGGCGGTGGCTGGCTGGCAGACATGGGTTTCTGGGATTTTGCTGGTTCTACGGTGGTTCACTCTGTTGGTGGCTGGGCAGCTTTAATGGGAGCAGCATTTCTTGGCCCTCGTCTTGGTAAATATCAAGATGGGCAAATAGTTGCTATTCCCGGACACAACATGAGCATCGCCACTTTAGGCTGTTTGATTTTGTGGTTGGGCTGGTTTGGTTTCAACCCCGGTTCTGTAATGGCAGCCGATCCCAATGCGATTACTCACATTGCCTTAACTACTAACATGGCAGGTGCTGTTGGTGGGATTGCTGCTACAATTACAGCCTGGCTGTACTTGGGCAAGCCAGACCTTTCAATGATTATCAATGGTATTTTGGCTGGCTTAGTGGGGATTACAGCACCTTGTGCTTATGTCACCATTGGCAGTGCTTTCATCATTGGTTTAATTGCTGGTGTCCTGGTAGTTTTCTCTGTCACTTTCTTTGACAGAATTAAAATTGATGACCCAGTTGGAGCCACCTCAGTACACTTAGTTTGTGGAATTTGGGGAACTCTGGCAGTGGGTTTATTTGCTGTTGGCCCTGGTGTATACTCCTGGTACGGTGATGGACTAGGCCCAGCAAGGGGTTTATTTGCAGGTGGAGGCTTAGGACAGTTCATTACTCAGTTCATAGGCGTCATCTCTGTGGGCGGTATGACTGTACTCCTTAGTACTATCTTCTGGCTCGTACTCAAGGCAACTTTAGGCATCAGAGTATCTAGACAAGAAGAGATAGAAGGCTTGGATATCGGTGAACATGGCATGGAAGCTTACAGTGGATTTCTCAAAGAAGCTGGTAGTGGTGGATTTACTGAACCAGGTAGCCCTAAAGGTATGTCACAACCAGGAGATTTGCCTACTAGTCTGTAA
- a CDS encoding DUF423 domain-containing protein has product MTQIFLSLAAMLGGLSVAAGAFASHALRERISERSLLIFETGARYQMYHALALLVVALLLSRIDSPPPSLIASGWLFIIGIAIFSGSLYALSLTDVKYLGAITPIGGAAFLAGWCALALAAWSLK; this is encoded by the coding sequence ATGACGCAAATTTTTTTGAGTTTAGCGGCAATGTTAGGGGGCTTATCTGTTGCTGCGGGCGCTTTTGCCTCTCATGCCTTGCGAGAAAGAATTAGTGAGCGATCGCTCTTAATTTTTGAAACAGGCGCTCGTTACCAAATGTATCATGCCCTCGCACTATTGGTAGTGGCACTGCTACTAAGTCGCATTGATTCTCCTCCACCGAGCTTGATAGCCAGTGGATGGCTATTTATTATTGGTATTGCAATTTTCTCTGGAAGTTTGTATGCCCTCAGCTTAACTGATGTTAAGTATTTGGGAGCTATCACACCAATAGGAGGAGCAGCTTTTCTTGCTGGTTGGTGTGCTTTAGCTTTAGCTGCTTGGAGTTTGAAGTAG
- the bchM gene encoding magnesium protoporphyrin IX methyltransferase: protein MNAADDKTIVREYFNSTGFDRWRRIYGNGEVNKVQLDIRNGHQQTVDTVLSWLKADNNLAELSICDAGCGVGSLSIPLAAGGAKVYASDISDKMVEEAKQRASQTLENPGNLTLAVQDLETLSGSYHTVICLDVLIHYPQDKADEMISHLCSLAQSRVILSFAPKTFGLSILKKIGSFFPGASKATRAYLHRETDVVKILNKNGFSVQRQAMTRTRFYFSRLLEATRK from the coding sequence ATGAACGCAGCCGACGATAAAACAATTGTTAGAGAATATTTCAATTCCACAGGTTTTGACCGATGGAGGCGCATTTATGGTAATGGTGAAGTTAACAAAGTCCAGCTAGATATCCGCAATGGGCATCAGCAAACCGTGGATACAGTACTAAGCTGGTTGAAAGCAGACAACAATTTAGCTGAACTATCAATATGTGATGCTGGTTGTGGAGTAGGTAGTCTGAGTATTCCTCTAGCGGCAGGAGGAGCAAAGGTTTATGCCAGCGATATTTCTGACAAGATGGTGGAGGAAGCCAAACAAAGAGCTTCTCAAACTTTAGAGAATCCGGGCAATCTTACATTAGCCGTGCAAGATTTAGAAACATTAAGTGGTAGCTATCACACAGTCATTTGCTTAGATGTTTTAATTCACTATCCACAAGATAAGGCAGATGAGATGATTTCTCATCTTTGTTCTTTAGCACAGTCGCGGGTAATTCTCAGTTTTGCTCCGAAAACGTTTGGTTTGAGTATATTGAAGAAAATAGGTAGCTTCTTTCCGGGAGCAAGTAAAGCGACTCGCGCCTATTTGCACCGCGAGACTGATGTAGTGAAAATCCTTAACAAGAATGGTTTTTCAGTACAAAGACAGGCAATGACACGCACTCGTTTTTACTTCTCTCGTCTATTGGAAGCTACTCGAAAATAA
- the purE gene encoding 5-(carboxyamino)imidazole ribonucleotide mutase: MAQPLVGIIMGSDSDLPTMQAAIKVCEDFAIAAEVAIVSAHRTPERMVEYAKSAHLRGIKVIVAGAGGAAHLPGMVASLTPLPVIGVPVPSRHLQGVDSLYSIVQMPAGIPVATVAIANATNAGLLAIQILATQQSELLEKVQQYRQNLCESVMTKQGKLEQIGYEQYLKQM, from the coding sequence ATGGCTCAACCTCTTGTCGGCATCATTATGGGTAGCGATTCTGACTTACCCACTATGCAAGCTGCAATCAAAGTTTGTGAAGATTTTGCCATTGCTGCTGAAGTTGCAATAGTTAGTGCTCACCGTACTCCAGAACGCATGGTGGAGTATGCCAAGTCTGCTCATCTACGGGGCATAAAAGTAATTGTTGCTGGTGCGGGTGGCGCTGCTCATTTACCTGGTATGGTTGCATCTCTAACACCACTTCCTGTGATTGGTGTTCCCGTACCCAGCCGTCACTTACAAGGAGTTGATTCGTTGTATTCTATTGTACAAATGCCCGCAGGTATTCCAGTAGCAACAGTAGCGATCGCTAATGCCACCAATGCCGGTCTTTTAGCGATACAAATTCTAGCTACTCAGCAATCGGAGTTATTAGAAAAAGTACAACAATATCGCCAAAACCTATGTGAGTCAGTTATGACAAAGCAAGGGAAACTTGAACAAATAGGTTATGAGCAATATTTAAAGCAGATGTAA
- the nagA gene encoding N-acetylglucosamine-6-phosphate deacetylase, with protein sequence MTEATQSIIPHPIDIVNAQLPGYQELQMLLINRQGIIEHILPMNTIFKRVSSPDLQVIDVAGDRISLGGVDLQINGAMGLAFTELELENSYILPKISKFLWDLGVDAFLPTLVTTSIENIQRSLAVIAEFMAADKERENIPASSDFIPSIKHAKILGVHLEGPFLNFQKRGAHPAEYLLPLTIAQIKQVLGNYAHVVKVITLAPELDVTGEVIPYLRSLGITVSLGHSQATAAQAQRAFAEGAVMVTHAFNAMPPLHHREPGLLGAAITHPEVMCGFIADGEHISPTMLDILLRSSAYEKKLFLVSDALAPLGLPNGVYPWDNRQIEVKNGTARLPDGTLSGTTLSLLVGVQNLVKWGICDVKEAIALATDAPRKAIGLPTTILGASAAHLLRWHFDEATQELTWQRLV encoded by the coding sequence ATGACTGAAGCAACACAAAGCATTATCCCTCATCCCATAGACATTGTTAACGCCCAACTGCCAGGTTACCAGGAATTGCAGATGCTTTTGATTAATCGTCAAGGCATCATTGAGCATATTTTGCCAATGAATACGATTTTTAAAAGAGTTTCATCACCAGATTTGCAAGTTATTGATGTTGCTGGAGACAGAATTTCTTTAGGCGGCGTCGATTTGCAGATTAACGGGGCGATGGGATTAGCATTTACAGAATTAGAATTAGAAAATTCCTATATTTTGCCGAAAATATCTAAATTCCTCTGGGATTTAGGAGTAGATGCATTTTTACCCACGTTAGTGACAACTTCGATCGAAAATATTCAGCGATCGCTTGCCGTTATTGCTGAATTTATGGCAGCAGACAAGGAGAGAGAAAATATCCCCGCGTCCTCTGATTTCATTCCATCAATCAAACACGCCAAAATATTGGGAGTTCACTTAGAAGGGCCATTTTTAAATTTTCAAAAGCGCGGTGCACATCCGGCAGAGTATCTCTTACCCCTAACAATTGCCCAAATTAAGCAGGTTTTGGGAAATTACGCTCATGTTGTTAAAGTTATAACTCTAGCACCAGAATTAGATGTCACAGGGGAAGTTATACCTTATTTACGCTCCTTGGGCATTACCGTGAGTTTAGGACATTCCCAAGCAACAGCTGCCCAAGCGCAACGTGCTTTTGCAGAAGGCGCAGTGATGGTAACTCATGCATTCAATGCTATGCCTCCATTACATCACCGAGAACCAGGATTATTAGGAGCAGCAATTACTCATCCGGAAGTAATGTGTGGTTTTATTGCTGATGGAGAACATATTTCGCCCACAATGCTAGATATATTACTACGTTCTAGCGCTTATGAAAAAAAACTTTTCCTGGTTAGCGATGCCTTAGCACCTTTGGGACTTCCTAATGGTGTCTACCCTTGGGACAATCGGCAAATTGAAGTAAAAAACGGTACTGCACGCTTGCCTGATGGTACTTTATCCGGGACAACTTTATCTTTGTTAGTGGGAGTTCAGAATTTAGTGAAGTGGGGAATATGTGACGTTAAAGAGGCGATCGCACTTGCTACAGATGCACCCAGAAAGGCGATCGGTTTGCCGACAACTATATTGGGTGCTTCTGCTGCCCACTTATTACGCTGGCATTTTGATGAAGCTACCCAAGAACTTACTTGGCAGCGATTGGTGTGA